A stretch of the Haloplanus aerogenes genome encodes the following:
- a CDS encoding DUF7321 family protein: MVSEATVATLAGISVTVSFPFYLYGAWIVIDTETVTWAVLVRHLKYILVGLVLTTVPVVGWMMPRLMDQFGGLAVLHAVLGLQAYAMLAFALTGIVRIFQAKHAASLYREPGQDVDLNDLHENMSAWRGRLRIGVFGYVLFWLGAYLIGVVRYVQLHLA; this comes from the coding sequence ATGGTGAGCGAGGCGACGGTGGCGACGCTCGCGGGCATCTCGGTGACTGTGAGTTTCCCCTTCTACCTCTACGGTGCGTGGATCGTCATCGACACCGAGACCGTGACGTGGGCCGTTCTCGTCCGACACCTGAAGTACATCCTCGTCGGTCTCGTGCTGACGACGGTTCCCGTCGTGGGGTGGATGATGCCCCGCCTGATGGACCAGTTCGGCGGCCTCGCCGTCCTCCACGCCGTCCTCGGCCTGCAGGCCTACGCCATGCTCGCGTTCGCGCTGACGGGCATCGTCCGCATCTTCCAGGCCAAACACGCCGCGAGCCTCTACCGTGAGCCGGGACAGGACGTGGATCTGAACGACCTCCACGAGAACATGAGCGCGTGGCGCGGCCGCCTCCGAATCGGCGTCTTCGGCTACGTCCTCTTCTGGCTGGGTGCGTACCTGATCGGTGTCGTCCGGTACGTCCAGTTACATCTGGCCTAA
- the nth gene encoding endonuclease III yields MGTPLDSRERQVEEVLDRLYEEYPDATISLNYSNRLELLVAVVLSAQCTDERVNEVTADLFEKYTSAEDYADADEAELAEDIYGITFHNNKAGYLKSMGETLVEEHGGEVPDTMSALTDLSGVGRKTANVVLQHGHDVVEGIVVDTHVQRLSRRLGLTTEETPEKIEDDLMDVVPEDDWQQLTHLLISHGRAVCDARTPDCDACVLEDICPSSKLDSETDLASGEAWG; encoded by the coding sequence ATGGGCACGCCACTGGACTCCCGGGAACGCCAGGTCGAGGAAGTGCTGGATCGGCTGTACGAGGAGTATCCCGACGCGACCATCTCGCTCAACTACTCGAATCGGCTGGAACTGCTCGTCGCCGTCGTCCTCTCGGCGCAGTGTACCGACGAGCGCGTCAACGAGGTGACGGCCGACCTCTTCGAGAAGTACACGTCCGCCGAGGACTACGCCGACGCCGACGAGGCGGAACTCGCCGAGGACATCTACGGCATCACCTTCCACAACAACAAAGCGGGCTACCTGAAATCCATGGGCGAGACGCTCGTCGAGGAACACGGCGGCGAGGTGCCCGACACCATGTCGGCGCTCACCGACCTCTCGGGGGTCGGGCGCAAGACGGCGAACGTCGTCCTCCAGCACGGCCACGACGTGGTGGAAGGAATCGTCGTCGACACGCACGTCCAGCGACTTTCGCGGCGCCTCGGCCTCACGACCGAGGAGACGCCCGAGAAGATCGAAGACGACCTGATGGACGTGGTGCCCGAGGACGACTGGCAACAGCTCACCCACCTGCTCATCAGCCACGGGCGCGCGGTGTGTGACGCCCGGACCCCCGACTGTGACGCGTGCGTCCTCGAAGATATCTGTCCCTCGTCGAAACTGGATTCAGAGACGGATCTGGCGAGCGGCGAGGCGTGGGGTTAG
- a CDS encoding DUF7319 domain-containing protein, producing MADSSPSSTDGTADATDTAADEAEADDEERGSSGNRSSADADADIDALRRDVEEKYDFDDFGPSDMAQMSVEEWEAAFDPDTWIVGAELLDRVEQDLKSRIQRREVFAVLERFEEDGEERLVAYSDEGYAIVAPDGSVEGQGTVLRDVKPTVALCSMDSYEVPDAPDEVSLPSPDDVPEGTGQLGNNLLQLIAAAQILVGLGLLGVWLFTDAIPTPGGYVDLVAPLTALVFVGIGIFLFAVVANARLSDRFRAEEFRDRLRAVGIEDGERPDFLPPLDESAADASETADSSDDRA from the coding sequence ATGGCTGATTCGTCACCGTCGTCGACCGACGGGACAGCCGACGCGACGGACACGGCCGCGGACGAGGCCGAGGCGGACGACGAGGAGCGGGGCTCCTCGGGCAACCGATCATCGGCCGACGCCGACGCCGATATCGACGCCCTCCGTCGTGACGTCGAGGAGAAGTACGACTTCGACGACTTCGGCCCGAGCGACATGGCCCAGATGAGCGTCGAGGAGTGGGAGGCGGCGTTCGATCCGGACACGTGGATCGTCGGCGCCGAACTGCTGGACCGGGTCGAACAGGATCTCAAGAGCCGCATCCAGCGCCGCGAGGTGTTCGCCGTCCTCGAACGGTTCGAAGAGGACGGCGAGGAGCGGCTAGTCGCCTACTCCGACGAGGGATACGCCATCGTCGCCCCCGACGGAAGCGTCGAGGGACAGGGAACCGTCCTGCGCGACGTGAAACCCACCGTCGCGCTGTGTTCGATGGACTCCTACGAGGTGCCCGACGCTCCCGACGAGGTGTCGCTGCCGTCGCCCGACGACGTACCCGAGGGAACGGGTCAACTGGGGAACAACCTCCTGCAACTCATCGCGGCCGCGCAGATTCTGGTCGGCCTCGGACTGCTCGGCGTCTGGCTATTCACCGACGCCATTCCGACGCCGGGGGGGTACGTCGACCTCGTGGCGCCCCTGACGGCGCTCGTGTTCGTCGGCATCGGCATCTTCCTCTTCGCCGTCGTCGCCAACGCTCGGCTCTCGGACCGGTTCCGGGCCGAGGAGTTCCGCGACCGGTTGCGAGCCGTGGGCATCGAGGACGGCGAGCGACCGGACTTCCTCCCGCCGCTGGACGAGTCGGCCGCGGATGCGTCGGAAACGGCCGATTCGAGCGACGACCGCGCGTGA